Within Paeniglutamicibacter psychrophenolicus, the genomic segment CCGTGTTCTACAACGGCCCGGCTGCCAACGGGCACAACATGACCATGAACATCATCGACACCCCGGGCCACGCCGACTTCGGCGGCGAGGTCGAGCGCGGCCTGTCCATGGTCGACGGCGTCGTGCTGCTCGTGGATGCCTCCGAAGGTCCGCTGCCGCAGACCCGCTTCGTGCTGCGCAAGGCGCTTGTCGCCGACCTGCCGGTCATCATCGTGGTCAACAAGACCGACCGCCCCGACGCCCGCATCGACGGCGTCATCTCCGACTCCATGGACCTGCTCCTGGGCCTGGCCTCGGACCTGGCCGACGAGGCGCCGGACCTGGACCTGGACAAGATCCTGAACGTCCCGATCGTCTTCGCCTCGGGCAAGGCCGGCTACGCCTCGGTCAACCAGCCTGCAGACGGCACCCTGCCGGACAACGAGGACCTCGAGCCGCTGTTCGAGACCATCATCAAGCACGTCCCGGCCCCGTCGTACACCGAAGGCGAAGTCCTTCAGGCACACGTCACCAACCTTGACGCCTCCCCGTTCCTGGGTCGCTTGGCACTGCTGCGTATCTTCAACGGCACGCTGCGCAAGGGCCAGCAGGTTGCATGGGCACGCCAGGACGGCGAGCTCAAGACCGTAAAGATCACCGAACTGCTGGCCACCAAGGGCCTGACCCGCGTTCCGGCCGAGTCCGCTGGACCGGGCGAGATCGTTGCAGTTGCAGGTATCGAAGACATCATGATCGGTGAAACCCTCACCGACATCGACAACCCGAAGCCGCTTCCGCTGATCACCGTTGACCCGCCGGCCATCTCGATGACCATCGGTATCAACACCTCGCCGCTGGCCGGCAAGGTCAAGGGCGCCAAGGTCACCGCACGCCAGGTCAAGGATCGCCTGGATCGCGAATTGATCGGTAACGTTTCGCTGAACATCCTGCCGACCGAGCGTCCGGATGCCTGGGAAGTCCAGGGCCGTGGCGAATTGGCCTTGGCCATCCTCGTTGAGCAGATGCGTCGCGAAGGCTTCGAACTGACCGTCGGCAAGCCGCAGGTTGTTACCAAGCAGATCGACGGCAAGCTGCACGAGCCGATGGAGCACATGACCATCGACGTACCCGAGGAATACCTCGGCGCCGTGACCCAGCTGATGGCAGCCCGCAAGGGCCGCATGACCAACATGGCCAACCACGGTACCGGCTGGTGCCGCATGGAATTCATGGTTCCGGCACGTGGCCTGATCGGCTTCCGCACCCGCTTCCTCACCGACACCCGCGGTGCAGGCATTGCCGCTTCGTTGGCCGAGGGCTACGAGCCATGGGCCGGTCCGATCGAATACCGCACCAACGGTTCGATCGTGGCTGACCGCTCCGGCGTCGTGACCCCGTTCGCGATGATCAAGCTCCAGGAGCGCATGTCCTTCTTCGTGGCGCCGACCTCCGAGGTGTACGAGGGCATGATCGTCGGCGAGAACTCACGCGCCGACGACATGGACGTGAACATCACGAGGGAAAAGCAGCTCACCAACATGCGTGCAGCTTCCTCGGACACCTTCGAGAACATGACCCCGCCGCGCAACCTGACCCTTGAAGAGTCCCTCGAATTCGCCCGTGAGGACGAATGCGTTGAGGTTACCCCGGAGGCAATCCGTATCCGTAAGCTCATCCTGAACGCCGGCGACCGCGCCAAGTCAAACCGTGCCCGGGCCAAGGCCTAACAAGGCCCAAGGCGCCGGCGCCTCGGCAATCGGCAGCGTCCTGGTCGCCCTGGCGGCCGGGGCGCTGGCCGCGGTGGTCGGCACGATCCTGCATGCCTCGCTGGGCTATATCGGCGACGTCCCGGTGCCGTGGGGTGCCGCCCTGGCCTTGCTCCTCACCGGAACCCTGACCTACTGGGTCGGCATGGTGCGGGGAAAGCTGTGGGTCAGCGCGCTGACCGGGCTGGCGACGTATGTGTTTGTCGCGTTGATCTCGACCGACCAGCACAACCAGATGATCGTCTCGACCCAGTTCTTCAAGATGTTGCCCGGCCCGGCATTGGCCGGCGGCATCTGGGTTTACGGCATCATCGTCCCGGTCATCGTGGCGATCCTGCTGGTCTCCCAGCAGTTGCGCCTTCTGGCACGATCCGGGCGCTGATTCGTCGGTTGGCCCGAACAACGCAGGAACCGGACATCGAATAAACAGCTTGGCCCCCGCAAGGTTTCTTGCGGGGGCCAAGCTGTTTTGTTTATGGGACGGCTACGCCGACTTCAGATCCAGGTGGTGGGCCAGGAAAAGCGAGGTGGCCACCCCGTCGGGCTCGGCATCGCGCATGGCGTAGTCCTCGATGACCGCGTGGATGCGCGCCAACATTTCCTTCTGCGTTCCTTCGCTGAGCTTCAGCCCCACCCGCATGACCTGGATCTCCTGCGGGGCCAGGCCGTCGATTTCCTGCAGGAACGTGTCCACCAGCAGGGGAGCGGCGTCGGGCAGCTTGGTGCCCCAGGAAAGCTTGGTGCTGCGGTATGGCACTTCCTTGGCCCCGCGGTTTCCCCGGCGGGTTTCCTCGGCCGCGAGGAAACCATTGGAGAGCAGCGTGCGCACATGGTGGAGCGATGTTGCCGGATTGATCTCCAGCAGGTCCGCTATTTCCTTGTTGGTACGAGATTCGTGCAAGCAAAGTCGCAAAATGCGTAGACGGAGCGGGGAGCTCAACGCCCGTGCACGGGCCTGTACCTCTTCATCTGTGGCCATGGAATCAGCATACGGGAAAATCCGCCACTGATTGAATCATTCAAATCACATGTCCGGGGACGGCCAATTCGCCGGGTTGGAGGGCCTGCGTGCAGCCTGCCGGCTCAGTCGCCGGGCGCGGCGCGCCTGCGCACCGGGGGCGGGGGAACCCGCTTGGCGTGGGTGATGGCCGCCCGGCTGACCTGCACATCCCCGGTACGGGTCTGCACCGTCACGCAGTGCTCGTCGATGCTCAGCAGGTATCCCAGCGCGTCACTCATCCGTTCGCCGGCCTGCCCTTGCTCACCGGGGGAGAGGCGATAGCGAAGGACCACGCGGGTGCCGGGGTCCAGGGAATCCAAGAAGTCCGTGCTCATGCACCAATCCTAGGTCCTGGGTCGCAGCACCGGGCGGTGACGCATTTCGTAAGATTTCCGGCGCAGGGGGACCCCGGGTGCCCGGGGGGCGACGCGGAACGTAAGAATCCATCGGCGGGGGAGTATTTGTGACCCGGACTGTGACGCGGAACGTAAGAATTCTCCGGTGGGGCAGCTGCTGCGGCATTCGGGGCAGGTCGGGACTAAGCTTGAGTCATGCATGTCTAGCCGCATGCAAATCACCGAACATTTCCGTAGTGAAGGAAGGCCCCGGGTACCGTGACCTACATCATCGCCCAGCCGTGCGTCGACGTCAAAGACAAGGCGTGCATCGAGGAATGCCCCGTGGATTGCATCTACGAAGGCGAACGCTCGCTGTACATCCACCCCGACGAATGCGTTGACTGCGGCGCCTGCGAACCGGTGTGCCCGGTCGAAGCCATCTACTACGAGGATGACGTCCCGGACCAGTGGGCGGAGTACTACAAGGCGAACGTCGAGTTCTTCGACGAGGTCGGTTCCCCTGGTGGAGCCGCGAAGCTCGGCAACATGGGCATCGACCACCCGATCATTTCCGCGCTTCCGCCGCAGGCCCAGGGCTGATCCGCGACACCATGCTGACGCTCCCTGACTACCCGTGGAACGCCCTTGCCCCCTACCTGGCACGTGCCGCCGAGCATGAAGGCGGGGCGGTGAACCTGTCCATCGGCACGCCGGTGGATCCCACCCCCGAGATCATCATGCGGGCCCTGCGCGATGGCGCAAACGCCCCGGGATATCCCACCACCCACGGCACGCCCGCGGTGCGCGAGGCCATCGTGAACTGGTTCGCGCGCCGGCGCGACGTGCACGGTCTGTCGAGCGACGATGTCATGCCGACGGTCGGCTCCAAGGAGCTGGTGGCCTGGCTGCCGCTGCTGCTGGGCCTGGGCGCCGGCGACCTGGTGGTCCGTCCGCGCGTCGCCTACCCCACCTACGACATCGGCGCGCAACTGGCCGGTGCGGACTCGATCGCCGCCGACTCGCTGGCCTCCCTCTCCGACGCGGACCGTGCACGGGTCAAGCTGGTCTGGGTCAACTCGCCCGGCAACCCCACGGGCATCATCCGCGGGGCCGAAGACCTCAAGGCACTGGTTGATGACGCGCGTTCACTCGGTGCCGTGGTGGCCTCCGACGAATGCTACGCGGAACTCGGTTGGGGCGAACACGAGGCCGGGGTGCCCAGCATCCTGCACGAGTCGGTCAGCGGCTCGGACCACGGCAACCTGCTGGCTGTGTACTCGCTGTCCAAGCAGTCGAACCTTGCCGGATACCGTGCAGCCTTCGTGGCAGGGGCACCGAACCTGATGCCCGCGTTGATCAACAACCGCAAGCATGCCGGGATGATCGTTCCGGCCCCGGTGCAGTCCGCCATGGTTGCCGCCCTGAACGACGACGAGCACGTCAAGGTGCAAAAAGACACATATCGGGCACGCCGGACGGCACTGGTTCCGGCCCTTGGCGCCTTCGGGCTGCGGATCGAGGATTCGGTGGGCGGACTGTACCTGTGGTGCACCGCGGACGAGGACTGCTGGAGGACCATTGGCAGGCTCGCCGATCTGGGCATCGTCGCGGGCCCGGGGGCCTTCTACGGAACCGCCGGAGAGAAGTTTGTGCGCATTGCACTGACAGAGAGCGACGAGCGGATTGCCAGCGCCGTTGATCGGCTTAATGCGGCAGCCCGATAGACAAACGTGACCAACGATTGGTGTCAAGAGCCTACTAAAAGGTAGCGTGACAGTGATTACTGACCATCGGACTCATCTGCATTCCGGTTAGGAGAGACAATGACGGAAAACAATTCTGCTCAGCTCAGCTTTGGCGGCAACAGCATCGAACTACCTGTTGTGCCCGCGGTAGAAGGCAACAACGGCTTTAACATCGCGCCGCTCTTGAAGGCGACGGGTGGCGTGACGTACGACCCCGGCTTCATGAACACGGCTGCGACCAAGTCCGCTATCACTTTCATCGACGGCGATGCGGGCATCCTGCGTTACCGCGGCTACCCCATCGAGCAGCTGGCCGAGAAGTCCAGCTTCCTCGAGACCAGCTACCTGCTGATCTACGGCAACCTTCCCTCGGCCACCGAGCTGGAGGCCTTCGACCAGAAGATCCGTCGCCACACGCTGCTGCACGAGGAGCTCAAGGGCTTCTTCGGCGGCTTCCCCCGCGATGCGCACCCGATGCCGGTGCTTTCCTCGGCCGTGACGGCCCTGTCGACCTGGTACCAGGACTCGCTGGATCCGTTCGACGAGGAGCAGGTCGAGCTCTCGACCATCCGCCTGCTGGCGAAGATGCCGGTGCTTGCCGCCTACGCCCACAAGAAGTCCATCGGCCAGGCACTGCTGTACCCGGACAACTCGATGAACCTGGTCGAGAACTTCATGCGTTTGAGCTTCGGCCTTGCCGCCGAGCCGTACGAGATGGACCCGGTCATCGTCAAGGCCCTGGACCAGCTGCTGATCCTGCACGCGGACCACGAGCAGAACTGCTCCACCTCCACGGTGCGCCTGGTGGGTTCCTCGAACGCCAACATGTTTGCCTCGGTCTCCGCGGGCATCAACGCGCTTTCCGGCCCCGCCCACGGCGGCGCCAACGAGGCTGTCCTGCAGATGTTGCGCCAGATCCAGTCCGAGGGGCTGAAGCCGGCGGACTTCATGGAGAAGGTCAAGAACAAGGAAGACGGCATCCGCCTGATGGGCTTCGGGCACCGCGTCTACAAGAACTACGACCCGCGCGCCAAGATCATCAAGTCGACGGCACACGAGATCCTCAACAAGCTCGGCGGCAACGACGAACTGCTGGACATCGCGATGTCCCTGGAAGAGCGCGCGCTCAGCGATGACTACTTCATCTCGCGCAAGCTCTACCCGAACGTGGACTTCTACACGGGCCTGATCTACAAGGCCATGGGCTTCCCGGAGAAGATGTTCACCGTCCTCTTCGCCATCGGGCGCCTGCCGGGCTGGATTGCCCAGTACCGCGAAATGCTGCAGGACCCCGAAATGAAGATCGGCCGTCCGCGCCAGCTCTTCGTCGGCGAAACCGAACGCAACTACCCGAACCGCTAAACCGCCAGCCCTCCCCGCGGGAATCGACATCCCGCGGGTCGTGGCGCACGACAGCGATCCCGAAGGGGGGTCGGTGTCGTGGAAGGAGACATCCTTCCACGACATCGGCCCCCCTTTGCCGTGCCGCGGGGCGGCTGCCCGATCCCCGGGTTTTCGGGCCAATTGTGCGGATTCGGGCTTATCCTTGAGATAGGCGAGTGAATGGAAAGAAACGAGTGTGCCCGCATGGTGCAGGATTCTGGATCCGGTTGGAAGGTTTCGGCTGATACCCACAAGGAGATGATGCTGGCACTGTACTTTCGGGACCTGGCGGCCATCGAACCGCTTGGAACGCCGTGCCTGGCTCCGCTGAGCCCCAAGGTCAAACCCGCTGCAGCGAGTGAACTGGCGGACCATTCGGCCGGGGAGCTGCGCCAGGAGTGGCAGAGCTGGTGGGAGAGCATCATTTCCAACACCCACCCGGTCATCGACATCCACGCGGAACCGGATTTCGCGGACTTCTCCGATTCCCCGAGCCTGCAGCACCTTCTGCGTGCCCATTACGGCAACGCCTACACCTGGACGCAGAACCGTCTGGGGGAGTACCAGGAGTTCTGCCTGGACAACACCAAGGAGCGCCTGGCGTTGGTGGCGCAGCTCTTTGCCGAGCGGGAGCTCGAAGGCAAGAACGTGTCGGACCTGCACCTGAAGCTGGTGGAGTTGCCGCTGGCCGAGCGCCGCGCCTGGTTCGTGGAGCCTGACACCGTGATCCTCAGCCAGGACCTGATGCGCGATGCGACGCTCTTCCGCAGCTACCTGCAGCCGATCATCGACATGTTGACCTAGCGCCCTGCCCGAAGATCTGGCTTCCTGCCCGAAGCTATTTTCCGGTGCCGGCCAGGGAAACCACGACGTACCCGTCGCTGGTTGCCGCGGGCACCCAGTGGCCCTCGGAGCGGTTCCACACCAGCCCGGCGTAGGAGACCGACTCGGTGTGCTGCTTGTCCGCGTTGGCCACGGCCCATTGGGCGATGGCCCAGCCCTGCTTCCCGCGCACCGGGATCCGCACCCGGTTCCCGCCCAGCACCTGCGCCGTCTTGCCCGTGGCCGCCTTCAGGTCCCCGGCCACGTCACGGGCCGACCCGGCGCCTTCGGCCGGGCGCAGCGTGCAATTCAGCGTCGAGGGCGAGGCCCCGGTCAACGCCGAGGCGAACGCCGCCGCCTTCTCCTCGTGCGGGGCGTAGGCCAGCGGGAACCCCGAGCGCTGCACGCGCTGCGCTGCGTCGGTGAGCGACATGGAGCCGTAGTCGAACGTCTCCAGCTCCTGGAAGAAGCGGTTGGCCGCGTACAGCGGGTCCATGACCTGGGCTTCGGTGCCCCAGCCCATCGAGGGTCGCTGCTGGAACAGGCCCCGGGAATCGGGTCCGGCATTGTCGCCGTAGTCGATGTTGGTGAGCTTGGATTCCTGCAGGGAGGTGGCGATGCCGATGGTCGCGGCCCGCGTGGGCATTGAGCGCCGGGTGGCCACCGCGGCGATCAGTGCCGCGTTCGAGGCCTGGTCCGGGCTCAGGGTGTGCAGCGTCGAACCCACCAGCGCGGTGCATTTTTGCCGCACCGCCGCGGTGTCCAGTCCGATGAAGTTCACCGCCGCGTAGAGCCCGCCGCCAATCAGCCCGATGGCCAGGGTCAACGCGAGCAGCGTGCGGCCCCAGCGGCGCGGCCCGCGGTGCCGTCCGTGCTGCTCCTGCACCTGCCCCGAGCCCAGCGAGAGCACGCGTTGGTGTGCATCAATTGGCATGCAGGATGCTATTCAATTCAACGTGTTGGCCTGCGCGCGGCAGCGCCTCCACGGCCCCGGAAATCGAGTTGCGGCGGAAGAGCAGGTTGGGCACGCCGGAGAGTTCCACGGCCTTGACCACGCTGTCTCCGAGCTGGACCCGGGTGCCGGCGGTGACGTACAGCCCGGCCTCCACCACCGAGTCGTCGCCGATGGAGATGCCCACGCCCGAGTTGGCGCCCAGCAGCACGCGCTGGCCAATGGTGATGCGCTGCTTGCCGCCGCCGGAGAGCGTGCCCATGATCGAGGCGCCGCCGCCCACATCGGACCCGTCGCCGACCACGACCGAGGAGGAGATGCGCCCCTCGACCATGGAGTGGCCCAGGGTGCCGGCGTTGAAGTTCACGAAGCCCTCGTGCATGACGGTGGTGCCCTCGGCCAGGTGCGCGCCCAGGCGCACCCGCCCGCCATCGGCGATGCGCACACCGGAGGGCACGACGTAGTCGAGCATCCGGGGGAACTTGTCCACCCCGTAGACCGTCAGCGTGCCGCGGGAGCGCAGCCTCAGGCGGGTGGTTTCGAAGTTGCCCACGGCGCAGGGCCCGAAGTTGGTCCACACGACGTTTTGCAGCAGGCCGAAGGCCCCGTCGAGGTTGACGTTGTTCGGCGCCACCAGGCGGTGGGAGAGCAGGTGCAGGCGCAGCCAGACATCAGGTGCGTCCGCGGGGGCCACATCGAGGTTGATCTCCAGCGCGATGACCGACTGGGTGGTGCCGCGCTCCAAGTCGTCGCGGGCGGCGGCGGCGAGGTCGCCGGAGACCTGCGCGGCGTCCTCGAGGACTGCCAGCACCGGATGGGGGAACCAGACGTCCAGCACCGCGCCGTCGGTTCCGTAGGTGGCCAGGCCGTGGGCCGAGGCGATCCTGAGGTCCTGGGTGGAAGCATGCGTCAGTCTGGTGTCTACCGGAGTCATGAATCAATCCTAGCGCGGGCGCCGGTACTAATCTTGGATTGTGCACAGCAAACCCAGCCCCGCTTCCG encodes:
- the typA gene encoding translational GTPase TypA — translated: MSDTTIIRREDLRNVAIVAHVDHGKTTMVNAMLQQTGAFDSHGETEDRVMDSGELEREKGITILAKNTTVFYNGPAANGHNMTMNIIDTPGHADFGGEVERGLSMVDGVVLLVDASEGPLPQTRFVLRKALVADLPVIIVVNKTDRPDARIDGVISDSMDLLLGLASDLADEAPDLDLDKILNVPIVFASGKAGYASVNQPADGTLPDNEDLEPLFETIIKHVPAPSYTEGEVLQAHVTNLDASPFLGRLALLRIFNGTLRKGQQVAWARQDGELKTVKITELLATKGLTRVPAESAGPGEIVAVAGIEDIMIGETLTDIDNPKPLPLITVDPPAISMTIGINTSPLAGKVKGAKVTARQVKDRLDRELIGNVSLNILPTERPDAWEVQGRGELALAILVEQMRREGFELTVGKPQVVTKQIDGKLHEPMEHMTIDVPEEYLGAVTQLMAARKGRMTNMANHGTGWCRMEFMVPARGLIGFRTRFLTDTRGAGIAASLAEGYEPWAGPIEYRTNGSIVADRSGVVTPFAMIKLQERMSFFVAPTSEVYEGMIVGENSRADDMDVNITREKQLTNMRAASSDTFENMTPPRNLTLEESLEFAREDECVEVTPEAIRIRKLILNAGDRAKSNRARAKA
- a CDS encoding helix-turn-helix domain-containing protein, producing MATDEEVQARARALSSPLRLRILRLCLHESRTNKEIADLLEINPATSLHHVRTLLSNGFLAAEETRRGNRGAKEVPYRSTKLSWGTKLPDAAPLLVDTFLQEIDGLAPQEIQVMRVGLKLSEGTQKEMLARIHAVIEDYAMRDAEPDGVATSLFLAHHLDLKSA
- the fdxA gene encoding ferredoxin: MTYIIAQPCVDVKDKACIEECPVDCIYEGERSLYIHPDECVDCGACEPVCPVEAIYYEDDVPDQWAEYYKANVEFFDEVGSPGGAAKLGNMGIDHPIISALPPQAQG
- the dapC gene encoding succinyldiaminopimelate transaminase codes for the protein MLTLPDYPWNALAPYLARAAEHEGGAVNLSIGTPVDPTPEIIMRALRDGANAPGYPTTHGTPAVREAIVNWFARRRDVHGLSSDDVMPTVGSKELVAWLPLLLGLGAGDLVVRPRVAYPTYDIGAQLAGADSIAADSLASLSDADRARVKLVWVNSPGNPTGIIRGAEDLKALVDDARSLGAVVASDECYAELGWGEHEAGVPSILHESVSGSDHGNLLAVYSLSKQSNLAGYRAAFVAGAPNLMPALINNRKHAGMIVPAPVQSAMVAALNDDEHVKVQKDTYRARRTALVPALGAFGLRIEDSVGGLYLWCTADEDCWRTIGRLADLGIVAGPGAFYGTAGEKFVRIALTESDERIASAVDRLNAAAR
- a CDS encoding citrate synthase, which gives rise to MTENNSAQLSFGGNSIELPVVPAVEGNNGFNIAPLLKATGGVTYDPGFMNTAATKSAITFIDGDAGILRYRGYPIEQLAEKSSFLETSYLLIYGNLPSATELEAFDQKIRRHTLLHEELKGFFGGFPRDAHPMPVLSSAVTALSTWYQDSLDPFDEEQVELSTIRLLAKMPVLAAYAHKKSIGQALLYPDNSMNLVENFMRLSFGLAAEPYEMDPVIVKALDQLLILHADHEQNCSTSTVRLVGSSNANMFASVSAGINALSGPAHGGANEAVLQMLRQIQSEGLKPADFMEKVKNKEDGIRLMGFGHRVYKNYDPRAKIIKSTAHEILNKLGGNDELLDIAMSLEERALSDDYFISRKLYPNVDFYTGLIYKAMGFPEKMFTVLFAIGRLPGWIAQYREMLQDPEMKIGRPRQLFVGETERNYPNR
- the dapD gene encoding 2,3,4,5-tetrahydropyridine-2,6-dicarboxylate N-succinyltransferase, with product MTPVDTRLTHASTQDLRIASAHGLATYGTDGAVLDVWFPHPVLAVLEDAAQVSGDLAAAARDDLERGTTQSVIALEINLDVAPADAPDVWLRLHLLSHRLVAPNNVNLDGAFGLLQNVVWTNFGPCAVGNFETTRLRLRSRGTLTVYGVDKFPRMLDYVVPSGVRIADGGRVRLGAHLAEGTTVMHEGFVNFNAGTLGHSMVEGRISSSVVVGDGSDVGGGASIMGTLSGGGKQRITIGQRVLLGANSGVGISIGDDSVVEAGLYVTAGTRVQLGDSVVKAVELSGVPNLLFRRNSISGAVEALPRAGQHVELNSILHAN